A stretch of DNA from Macrotis lagotis isolate mMagLag1 chromosome X, bilby.v1.9.chrom.fasta, whole genome shotgun sequence:
ttgctttgaaaaataaataaacaaacaaacaaatacatacatacatgcatacataaatgaataaatgaatgaatgaataaataatgaataaataaataaaaagaagagtcagaaaagactgaaaatgactgaacgaTATGCCAGGCTTGCGCTATAAaatctgggaatataaagaaaggcaaaagaaggtCCCTGgtctcaaagaactcacagtctaatggagggaacaacatgtaatttaaaaaaaaaccaagattgAGAGAAGAGTCACAGAGGAAAGGGATTAAGGAGAATGgagaaagacttcttgtaaaAGGTTAAACTTTAGCTGAGATGTGGAGGAAGCCAAGGAAGAcatgaggcagagatgaggagggagagagttccTGGAATGGGGTTCAACTAGCTCAGAAGCTACATAATTACACAACTGTCAAGCGTCCATCACTTCCACAGGAAAACCATAAGAATCGTTATCAGATGTTTTGAAAACATTGAGGTAGATTCTATCTATAGCATATCACTTTACTTACCAAGAGCATCTGCATTAACTCTGCCATGAAATGAGGTTAGTTTTGCATGATGACGCCTTGCTGGTCCTTTGTGGTCACTGCTTTCTTTTCTAGACACCAACCTCCATTCttttaataaaacattctatAATTTTGTCAGAAATGGAAGTCAAACTCATTATTCTATAGACAGcagattctttttccttctattttaaaattccaCAGCATTCATCTATTTCTAACCCTGTTGTACCTCTCTTGTTCTCCATGATCTTATTtatgataatattttatatttttattgattattttttattttttgtgtcatccacatttctcaatatattcttccctccctcccctcccataaatattctttttaataaataaaaccaaaaaaattttttaaagtacaacaaaacaaataaatacagtcATTGAATCTGACATTATATGTACATCATAgttccccacctctgcaaagaagagagggagggaaatgcATGCTCATAGCCCTTCTTTGGGGCCAAGTTTCATCAAAATTTGATAACattcaatttcattcattttattgttgtttctcCTACCAATTTCTTTGTGGTAGTCCATGCATGTGCTGTTTTCCggattttgttcacttcactttaaATTAATCCATACAAATCTTCTATGCTTCTCTTTGCTACTGCTTCTtccttgtttcttcttcctttttccttctttccccttctttttcttcttctcctccttctccttctccttcttctccttctcctcctcctccttctttctttctttctttctttctttctttcttcttcttcttctccttcttcttcttcttcttcttcttcttctcctcctcctcctcctcctcctcctcctcctcctcctcctcctcctcctcctcctcctcctcctcctcctcctcctcctcctcctcctcctcctcctcctccttctcccttcttttgttttgtttagccaacaatgaatgggtgttgcctctgTCAAACTGAGATCTGTTAAAGATCTTGGCTTATAAAGGCCAAACTCTCTCACTGTaaccagggccatcttcagttatcctgatccatatctggttactggacctagatgattccaaaggagaaagtgagactggtgattttgcacagcactGCCCCCCCAATCCAATTTATTTGTATGTCAAAGCATCAAATCCCTGATGTCACAGACccctttgaggatgaaggacaagcaacaaaaacaatattttcaCAAAAAGTTCTGGCATAAGTATTTTGGTGTTTATTGAGACTGTGTCTTGTCAATGACTTCCTTAAGGCATAAGCTTAGTAATGTAGTCTCTGGTTCAGGAAGTATTggcattttaatcattttatttgcagactcatattgctttccaaaatgattataatatgtcacagtttcaccaacaatgtaaAAATGTGCCTATTGTTCCACCCTTCTTCCAACACTGACTATTGATTTTTGCCATTttagctaaatttcagaattttttttaacaacctCTGgatgctttgatttgtatttcccTTATTATAAGTGATTGGGAGTAGGTGTCAGCAGttcaaatgaaaatgtaattggaaaatgtttaataaaataaataaaaatgcaatgcaATATAGATAATTTGTGgctaatttgtggttttcaaaGTCACCATGCAGCCTCTACAagctttatttctgtttttttaacttGACACTACTAATTCTGAGAACTGTTGCTTTATGATGTAATTTGAAGTCTGGAAGTGCTATCCCCTTCACCTCTActccctttcatcatttcccttgttattctggatcttttggtttttgaaataaattttgttataattttatcAAGTTCTGTAGAGTATTCCCTTGGAAATTTGATAAACAAAGTATTAAAAGGTAACTCTTTtgatagaactgtcatttttttatgTTGGCATAGCCTAGACATGAGAATGAAATATTCCTTGAtctacttaaattatttttttctttaaggagtaCTTTGTTTTGGTTTCAGTTTATCTATTCTatggtatttctttcttttttttcttagttttaaattctctccttctgCTACCtaattagaaaataagaaaaataaatcagttaCAAATATCCATAGTAATTATTTCACATTAACCATATTAAAGAGCactttgtaattgaatctatATAATTATTTTGCATTCTTTAATAGAGTGATCCTGAgatattcaatatattttgtctttatttgaaATGAGGCTTCCATTTCTATTATTGCTTCTTCTGTctgttattactttattttttcattaatttatagaaatgctgttgaGGATTTATTTGGTAGCCTTCTACTTTGCAGAACCTAATCATGgtctaattaatattaatttaattaatattaaataatatctttGCTGATTCCTAGAGGTTTTGAAGTATACCTTACCTAACTTTATGCTTTTGATATCTTTCTCTTGACTCATTGATGTTGCTAATATTTCCAGGGCTGTATCAAATAAGAGCGGGGAGATTGGGCATCCTTACTTCACTCCCCTATTTATTGGAAAGGGTTCTACTGTATCTCCATTGCAGAGGAGACTTGCTTTctgttttaaatagatattttatgATATTAAGAAAAGGGTATCTCTATGTCTCTGCTGTGAATTTTGGGACATCTCTAATATTCTTCTTCCTATAGTGTAGCTTTTCTTAATGTATACACTTgggtatttttctccctcctctttttttttaaatctttgaaattgaaatttatttaattatttaaataattgatttatttaatttgattatttattgattttgattcaaaaaattttaaatctatttaaaatctTTGCTTAGATTTGTAAAACTTGAGACAAATGAACTCTAAATGACCTTCATTTGGTATACTCCATCTCTGGCCAGAAACCTGCCATAGTCCAAAAATCCAGGTTTGATTCTCTGACATCCTCTTCTTATACAGCAGTTGGCCTTCCCCATCTGCCTTTTTCTTCTGGAACCTCTGCCTTTGATGAACAATAGGAATGGAAACACTACCTGTGTCCTTAAAACTTCTGGTTTTTGCTCAAGACCTTCAGTTTCAAACTCAAACTCAAAATCAGAGCTGAAAGGGGTCCAAGAtcattgaacaaatatttttgaattggaagggacctcatttTATACATCAAGAAACTGAGTCTTGGACAAAGGAACATGCTCATAAGTGATCTATTTTCATGTCTCCTGACTTCTAAGACCTTTATATTTTTTACTAGGATACACACAAGTTGTGCCTCAAAGgatatagataatataataataataataataataatttatataacacttataGGTTTGAAAAGATTTGATTTGaaaattcaaagattttatttgatgCTTAAAACAACCCTAGAAAATAGGGGCCATTATTTTCTCCATATGAGATGAacaaaactgaggcacagagaggttacaatgacttgcccagacaTCTGAAGCAGCAATGAGTTTTAGCCAAATCTTGTCAAGAACCAGGCCTCTGTTTAACTTCCTGGTCATCTCACACATGGTTCTGCACATATGTAGCAGTGCgtacctaattacctagctggagTTTCTCTCTTTAACCTTGCATGCCTGTTTTTTTGCCCAAAGAACTTTTtccactccctccctcccccaagagATCTACCTAGCTGGTTTCTCCTGAGAACACAGGGACTtcataatggaaaaataattggTGAGGAAAGTAGGACAACCTGTGCGCAcacgcacgcgcacacacacacacatgcacacgcacaAAATCACATACTCCAATATAGAAAGGATCAAATGTATGGTTCCTTCTTCCTGTTATTTAAAAGCTCACAGCATCCTTCAAAGCCCCTTAGAGAATACCATAAAAGAGCCAAACCCCCACCAAGgcagtgaggggaaaaaaagagaaattgtcaGTTTCCCATAAGACTGAGTCACTGGAGACGTGATAGAATGAAGTAAAGACAgctgaagaaaatggaatgaacatttttactgttgtcaattcaattaaacaaccCAAGCACCTGGTATGTTCAAGATACCTGTGCTACAAAGACAAATAAGTGAAattgttcctgccttcaaggagcttacattctactgaggagAAAACAATACGTACATAAGAAAATATATGCTAATATATTAATCTATAGCAGAGAGAACTGGGGGTGGGCGAGAATGCTAATTGGAGATCTGGAAAGGTTTCCAGTAGGACTTGGCTCCTGAGTTGATCCTTGACGATGGGCAGGTTTCTGAGAGGGGGAGTTCAGGAAGGAGGGCACTCCAGACAGAGCAAAAGAATCCACAGAGGTAAGAATCAGAGCATCAAGTTTGGACAGTGGTTGGTGGTCCAGTTCAGTTGGAACAGAGCATGAAATAGGGCTGGAAAATCAGTCTGGGCTGAGGAGTGTATCCTGGTCTAGTTTTTCACCCATGTTTGTGTCAGGGACATACCTATGGACCCCTTAATCCTGCAGCCCGGACTTCTGGCACCTCCCTGCCCCACACCCTGAATTGAAGTCTTTATTCAATACAGCCGCCATCTTGATTGAACTTTGAGAAGCATCATGGCTCAAAGTTTGAGAGCCATAAGGTCCCTCACAGACCATGGAGCTcatctcaatttacagatgaggaaatgaaaagcCAACAAGtcagtgacttgactaaggtcacacggATCAGAAGTGGCAGAAATCGGATGTAAACTCAAGGCCTTTGACTTTTGGCCTTTCCAGAGATTCATGAATTCCATTGGGTTTCAGGAGGTCCCTTCTGAGCAAAGAATCACAGTAGTGAGAAGAGGAAGTTGCTGAGACccagtgtatgtgtgtgtctttgtgtatatgtgtgtgtctgtctatgtGTATCTTTGTATATGTgcctttctgtgtgtgtgtgtgtttgtgtatgtgtatgtgtgtacacgcAGTCTAGTGTAACCCTACAAGACTTGGTGAAGTCCGAGTCTATCCTTTCTCTGTGACCAGGAAGTGAGTGAGTTGAGGTTCTTGAAGATGATGCCAGAGGAGAGATAGCTTGAGCAGGTTCTCCAAAGGTCTTAGGAGATGGAATGTCTGTGTCTGAGGACCAACCCAGCAAAGTTCAGACCTCTTCAGCCCCAAGTCAGCTGCAAGGACAAGAGCTTTTCACATCCAGTAACTCTCCAAGAACAACTACTAAGTTATGGAGGGGTTGCAATCAGCACTGGCAGAGGGCATACTCTCCTCAACAGAAGCACAGATCCTTGAAGTATTGGTGTAAATAGAATTATCTTTAAAAACACACACAGAGTAGAGACAATTTTCATTTCCTGTTTATCATGACCTCCCAAATTCATAGCATTCCACTGTGGTAGAATTTGGTTCACTTAATAAGATATTACAGAAAATGACCCTTCCCTTTCCCAGCCCAAACCAGGACTTTCTTTGTCCACTGCTCAGTTTAAGAGCTGGAAataaccttagagattatctagttcaagtcttctcattttacatatgggaaaattgaggcctGAGGAGGGGAAGAGTCTTGTTAAAGTCATAAGAggtaagtggcagagtcagaatttgaattcatgacttGGAAGGCCATCTTTACAATTAGGGAGAATGAGAAGCTAAAGGCAAACTTTCCCTAGAGTAGCCTCTCAGCCTCCCTAGACTCAACATTGAAAACTCCCATACCCATCTTCCCTGGGTGCAGGACCcatctttcctgatctctctcaGGGTTGCCTAGAGGCAGGGTGGGTCCAGGTGGATTATGGGATGAAGCTGTGAAGGGTAAGATCATCCCCACTGCAGTTCTCTTCTGGAGTAGACTTGAGAAGCTGGGTCTTGGAGTTTGCTGGAACCCCATTTGCCATGGGTGGTCCCTCACCCTCAGCCAGCAGGGAAGAGATGCAGACCATCTCAGTGGGAGAGTAATCTCGAACAGGGTAAGTGTGGCCTTTTTTAGAGAGGCGGATGGCCAGGACCACAGTGCAGATCAGGAAGATGGTGGCAATGAGGGCCAAGATGAGGACAGCCAGCAGACACTGCCTCACTGGAATATTACCAGAGATGAACCCCTGGGCAGTGGTGGCCACAGCCACCAGGGCAGTGGTATTGGTGAGTCTGATTTGCTCAGTAGCTACCTTAGGCATGGGAGGATCTGAATGTGCATGGGATGAGGAAGGTGGGGAGGAAGTGGTAGAAAAATTGTGTATGGGGTGAACTGTGATGTAAAAAAGGGCAGATTCATTCAGGGATGAAGTTGGGCTGCTATAGTTAGATTTGAGCTCTGCAGGAAGGCTGGTGGTTGGCTCTTTTGGGGTAACAGAGTCTGTGGTCAACTGTCCTATGGTAGAGGCTATGGTCTTTGGCTTGCCTGTATCAGAAGGCAGGGTGACCATGACTGATGGATCTGTGGTTGAGTTCCCCATGGTAGACATAGTCACTGTATCTGTGCCCACATCCCCTGCAGTATGGACACCTGAACTTGGGGCTTTGAATGTTGACTCCTCCGTGGTAGGAATAACTATTTCTGATATGCCTGTAACCACCTTGGTTGTCGTGAGGTCGTGTGTGATCTGCTGTCCTTTGGAGGGCAGACCTGAAGTTGACTCCACTGTGAGTGGGGGGTTTGTGGTAGGCCTCTCTGTGGCTTCTGTAGTCAACTCCTCCATGGTTGACTTCCCTTTTGTGGCCTCAAGGGTCATGGATTCATTTTGGACCAAGTCCATGGTTACAGGTACCTTTGTGGTCCCCTGTGGTGCTCCTTCCGCTGTGACCAGAGACAATGTAGTCAAATTGTCTTGGTCCATCATCTCTGCTTTTGGGGTGGTATACTCATAATCATCATCCTCAAAGAAATTTCTCTTGATTCGGGGAAGCAAGGGCTCTCTGGTCAGGGTCTGGTTGGCCCTAGTGGGTTGTCCATGTCCATGAGGCTGGAGGgtcaggaggaagaagaaaacaatcacAGACATTATACCTGGAAGacaaggaagagaaggatcagGGACACAGAAGGTCTGACAAGTGGCTTCACTGATGCCCCAGCTCAGGTTGATGATCAGAAGAGGTCAGGGGAGATGAATTCCAAGTTGCTGTCCATcttgaaattctatgaaaattctATGCACATGCATAGTCCATTAAGATTTAAAAAGGTTTATCTTATATTCTCTTCACCCTAGGgagcagatgctattattattcccattttatagatgagggaactgaggcttagagagtgacttgcccaaggtcacactgccagtatgtatctgaggctggatttgaactccggtcttcctAAGACCAAGTCTTATGAACTTATATTTATTCTTGTCCTAAGAAATGAAGGAAGCTGAAGAGCTGGGAGGTGGAGAGGAGTGCTTTCCCTCTCTTGCGATATTTGAAGGGTTAGCAAGAGAGGACCAGGTTTGTGGTGAGTGACCATGGAGGACAGACCCagggaaaatgagggaaagtTGCCGAAAAACAGATTTCAGTTTAATTGAAGGAAGAGCTTTTGGAGAGATAGTTTGGAGGAGATAAGTTTGAGTGATGTGGGGTATTGGGCAGGGGACGGAGGGGGGGTTGCTTagatgattttgttgttgttctgttgtttcagttgtgtctgactctcggAGACACCTGGagtcgtttgccatttccttctccagcttattttacagatgaggaaattgaggcaagcagggtgaagtgacttgcccaaggtcaaacagctagtaagtgacttgaggtcaagtttgaattcaggtcttccagactccaggcttGGCGGTTTgtgcactatggcaccacctagtggccccaagtgatatttaatagagataaataaagTCTTATCAtgagttaaaaaaatcataaagtggGGAAGATGAGACCAGATagcagtttggggggggggggggtgagtccCAAGCCTGTGCTGGTAAGTGTAGGACCCACTTTAAGCCTAATCTGTGGAGTAACtacatggcacaatggatagagtactggcctagGGGGTgtaggagctgaattcaaatgtaacctcagacacttactagttgtgtgaccctgggcaaattacttaactctcactgcctaaaaaaaattttgcattatTACCTCACtctcttaagtctaaacaatcaataaaacaataaatcaggaTCCGATTTGATAAATTTTAACCATTGGCTCCCAATAGGGGTTGACTTGGGCATCCCTGGGTCAGGGTCAATGCAAAATAATCATGTCTTAGGCAAGGGCAGGGAACATCTGGCCTATGGGCCATTTGGTCTGGCACTACCATGGTAActtcagacaagactgaaaattcaataattctagaagcttttttaggggtgaattaattaaatatttgaccaaaaatagcaggtgaatgatgttataaatattcaaatgaggggcggctaggtggcatagtggatagatcaccagccctggagtcaggagaatctgagttcaaatacagcctcagacacttaataattacctagctatgtggccttgggcaaaccacttaatcccatttgcctagcaaaaacttaaaaaaaaaagtaaaataaaaacaaataattacctagctgggtggccttgggcaagtcacttaaccccattgccttgcaaaaaaaaaaataaataaaaataaaaaacctaaaataaataaaaaaataaatgtacaaatGACCGTTGGCAGAAAAAGGTTTCCCACTCCTGCCTTAGAGACCTGAAGGAAGCTCAGCAATCTCAGGCTGCTGCAATAAGAGTCCAGGCCTGGGGACCTTGTCCTACTGCGTTCTGTGCTGATCACATTACATCCAGAAGGCTATGTCTTTTTGTATTTACAACACTGATATATAAGAGGAAGATGGCCAGGGTGGGAAGGGGACAGAAAGTCATTCAAGAAGCAGTTAAAGGAGGGAGGCCTTGAATCAATGTACCGGTCAGCCAGGATTTCAGAGGTCCATGTTACCCACCTCccaagggagagaagggggatttCTGGTATAAAATGAAGCAGATTTATTTGGACAAGGTCAGTATGGtcaatattgatttgattatcaATATTTGCatgaaagattttcttttccaatgaaagaaggggaggggaaggaaaagaagaaaattagcaATAAtgttggcaaagaataaaaatgtgGACAGGAAAGAGAGTTTCTgaatcatttaaaagaaaatgcacTAAAGTGAAgttaaaaaagtgaatttaaaaaaattcacttaagtGAATGGAAAGTTCAGAGGGAGACACAGCTGGATAGCTTTGAAAGTAATGTGGaaacatgtatgcatacatacctatatatatatatatatgtatatatatatatatataaaattcttcatTATCTACAGAATTCCACATTACTTTCAaagtctatataaatatataaatatttgcatacatatatttatgtatctattatatatgtaatatatgtataaatataaagcaAGCAGAACATAATAGAGATTCACTACTTTATAtgcaatctttttttctgttttacttgcATATAAAATGCTCTTTCCCCCCAATGTTTaagtaaagaataaaattaaattaatttaaaaactaataGAACCGAGATATTTTGCCTA
This window harbors:
- the SELPLG gene encoding P-selectin glycoprotein ligand 1, with the protein product MSVIVFFFLLTLQPHGHGQPTRANQTLTREPLLPRIKRNFFEDDDYEYTTPKAEMMDQDNLTTLSLVTAEGAPQGTTKVPVTMDLVQNESMTLEATKGKSTMEELTTEATERPTTNPPLTVESTSGLPSKGQQITHDLTTTKVVTGISEIVIPTTEESTFKAPSSGVHTAGDVGTDTVTMSTMGNSTTDPSVMVTLPSDTGKPKTIASTIGQLTTDSVTPKEPTTSLPAELKSNYSSPTSSLNESALFYITVHPIHNFSTTSSPPSSSHAHSDPPMPKVATEQIRLTNTTALVAVATTAQGFISGNIPVRQCLLAVLILALIATIFLICTVVLAIRLSKKGHTYPVRDYSPTEMVCISSLLAEGEGPPMANGVPANSKTQLLKSTPEENCSGDDLTLHSFIP